One Deltaproteobacteria bacterium genomic region harbors:
- a CDS encoding GntR family transcriptional regulator — MSQTRATPPFPEFAPIRALRTSERVARAIRRSILEGRFAPGETLPPERTLAEQFQVTRNTVRDALRQLEGLRLVAIRHGSGAVARDFRQEAGLELLATFLEDDALSGEVDGAKILGDIARARAILGQAMIHACIDGFERGALPALQAATRAFEAEATSGAPEVSRLQLLEIELHRVIVQGGGNLAFTLLYNSLTYVYRRVLPLFTWVVEDPAALAALYRRATDALAAGDAAAARAAFTELFERPPFLPVP; from the coding sequence ATGAGCCAAACCAGAGCCACTCCCCCCTTCCCCGAGTTCGCCCCCATCCGCGCCCTGCGGACCTCCGAGCGCGTGGCCCGCGCCATCCGCCGGAGCATCCTGGAGGGGCGCTTCGCCCCGGGGGAGACCCTGCCCCCCGAGCGCACCCTCGCCGAGCAGTTCCAGGTGACCCGGAACACCGTCCGCGACGCCCTGCGCCAGCTCGAGGGGCTGCGGCTGGTGGCCATCCGCCACGGCAGCGGCGCCGTCGCCCGGGACTTCCGCCAGGAGGCGGGCCTGGAGCTGCTGGCCACCTTCCTGGAGGACGACGCCCTCTCCGGTGAGGTGGACGGCGCGAAGATCCTCGGCGACATCGCCCGGGCCCGCGCGATCCTCGGGCAGGCGATGATCCACGCCTGCATCGACGGCTTCGAGCGAGGCGCCCTGCCCGCCCTCCAGGCCGCCACCCGGGCCTTCGAGGCCGAGGCGACCTCCGGGGCGCCCGAGGTCTCCCGCCTGCAGCTGCTGGAGATCGAGCTGCACCGGGTGATCGTCCAGGGCGGGGGAAACCTCGCCTTCACCCTCCTCTACAACTCCCTGACCTACGTCTACCGCCGGGTCCTGCCCCTCTTCACCTGGGTGGTCGAGGACCCCGCGGCCCTGGCCGCCCTCTACCGGCGGGCCACCGACGCCCTGGCGGCCGGCGACGCCGCCGCCGCCCGGGCCGCCTTCACCGAGCTCTTCGAGCGTCCCCCCTTCCTCCCCGTCCCCTGA
- a CDS encoding chitobiase/beta-hexosaminidase C-terminal domain-containing protein, protein MLVRRVSFAATLVLCVTALAACGPRSAAVDGTPPRTTPDPVGGIFDAEVTVTLSCDDADGDGCATTHYTLDGSVPTTSSSSYSEPLALTETTTLNFFSVDAAGNAEGVQSHTYVIEYPPPADTEPPSTLALPAGDIYAHSVAVALACDDGAGSGCASTHYTLDGSDPDASSPVYGVPLNLNRDTVLKFLSVDEAGNTEAVQTEEYVIDLRAPITHVDPPGGDFASTRTVTLTCDDDTGSGCLETRFTLDGSRPDPSSTLYTAPFDVSADTTLSFYSVDQAGNAEEVQTLEFRVDGDAPVTTASQGGGWFLSTQILTLACDDGGGVGCLAIHYTLDGSAPGLGSPTYVTPLVIATDTEVRFFSVDAVGNEEAPRSVLFRFDAQAPTTTATPAGGRFAGTQTLTLACDDGAGSGCADTYYTVDGSPVSNASPVYTGPLTITADTTVQFFSMDQVGNAAGVRFLDFQIDTQAPVTTASLSGGLYTADQTLELACDDGSGVGCAAIHFTLDGSAPDLASPIYTGALLITVDTTVRFFSVDLVGNAEAPRSESFTFDRIAPTTTASPAGGLFTSAPSVSLACDDGGGSGCAAIHYTLDGSLPTTASPVHAGPISISADTTLRFFALDQAGNAEAVQTETYTVDGAAPTVSASPVGGLFNNDVLVVLSCDDGVGSGCATIHYTLDGNPPTTASPVYTGAFTLTSSGRVRALGVDQAGNVGPVLTETYNLDTTPPATVASPAGGEYAAAQTVSLSCTDPFGCAAIHFTLDGSLPTTASPTYGAPLNIASDTLLRFFAVDTAGNAEGAVSETYLIDTTAPSLSMAPAGGLFGTEVWVSVTCDDGGGTGCAAIHYTTDGTPPTTGSPLYVGPVSISTDTTLRALGVDRVGNQSVPMTQQFTIDRTPPVTVVAPAGGAYAAAQNVALSCSDASGCLAIYFTLDGSLPTTGSTLYTSPLNISADTTLRFFGVDLAGNAEGVVSHSYRIDATAPTLTVAPAGGLFANDLWVTLGCADGGGTGCAAIHYTTDGNIPTATSPVVTGPVALTADTRLRAVAFDGVLNQSNFIDESYTFDRSAPQTVATPAGGIYASAQSVVLGCSDASGCTTHYTTDGSLPTTSSPVATGPIAIPSTATLRFFSVDPVGNAEGVHTELYRIDGTPPVLTATPLGGAFRATLWVSLTCDDGAGEGCAAIHYTLDGSAPSLASPVYTLPLQLASDTRVRALAVDLAGNQSASRVDELYTFDYARPGASAAPAGGLYNASQTVVLSCTDAGSGCAAIHYTLDGSPPSLASPAYTVPLGLVADTTLRFFAVDVAGNQGLEVTEVYDFDLVAPTASASPAAGLYNSPQEISLACDDGAGSGCAAIHYTTNGSAATTASPLYVAPFTRSTNTVVRFLAVDVAGNQSPEGSALYTFDLVNPTTTASPAGGLFNAAQSVTLTCNDGTGSGCATTYYTTDGSDPTTASPTYSAPISVAASGTLKFRSTDVAGNLETIRTEDYTIDTVAPSVVTTFPADGATSVTLNPVLTVTWDEPLEPTSVGGATFSVDNGVTGTVSYDAGTNTMRFTPDAPFVYGVVYTASFTAGITDPAGNPISPGSFSFTTMDPPDLLSGISTANFATRGLALDASGNGVLVWVSKSGSGWRLLASYYDSTTSAFLPEVELYAVPNTSTESWTLSGEYTSFVGASLVASNGTTFQVVYPDGRDLVAREIVGGVVGAEQIISTGNSGNAGQANIIASGGEYLATFQEAQFADNRVHAIIHDGTGWGTDTVVEGQPNNVDVPVSAGYGGGWAVAWRNWYGSTHEIWVSRHDGTSWQAEELIGSGTVPQLASNGSGYALSYRSGSDAFGSIFDGTTWSVAAEFDGLSESVQGTAHLASDGSGYLASYLSVITVSPWTYKVRAQRYVAGAWTPAVEVVTDTVPLTVLDASPGPVAGGYVVAYRTREVDHPYTDLYGLRAVDFDGSTWGTPVDVETDPANVSQALLATAAGTTVVTFSQPFGETARQRARAFDGATWQPLEEAASSVHLGAAYEPTLVGNGSGQSVAVWLAQNVNGLLSVFTAHHDGASWSAPVVLSDPSYSGRAPALATDGTNFMVCYEEYPRGIAAREFDGTTWLAREQVSGATSAASFCDVASDGSRYAVVWKQLLSGAGSTYASVRTAGTWSAPAVLEAVSDPTYDPAIASNGTGFMAVWVQELFTIDSVFAAEYAFDGSGWSWGPATSIENTNAYARPVVDIVSNGTGYAALWTQYDTGFFNLRPRVAIHDGTGWTPGAAISTSHIVSSSYVPRIAPMGGDYLAAWKDGGRLYGARYSAGAWQAPIEVDSSTYEPTALHAIAGEARVSFPAWDGTGVSLYTRTFDGAAWGPRNLIEGDDTRTFSSSVGHDGSDWSIVWSQVDGMDPLVRDIQGRVGF, encoded by the coding sequence ATGCTCGTCCGTCGCGTCTCGTTCGCCGCCACGCTCGTCCTCTGCGTCACCGCGCTCGCCGCCTGCGGTCCCAGGTCCGCCGCCGTGGACGGCACCCCGCCACGCACCACCCCAGATCCGGTGGGGGGCATCTTCGATGCCGAGGTGACGGTCACCCTGAGCTGTGACGACGCGGACGGCGACGGCTGCGCGACGACCCACTACACCCTCGACGGCAGCGTCCCGACCACGAGCTCCAGCAGCTATTCCGAGCCGCTCGCCCTCACCGAGACCACCACCCTCAACTTCTTCTCGGTGGACGCCGCCGGGAACGCCGAGGGGGTGCAGAGCCACACCTACGTCATCGAGTACCCGCCACCGGCGGACACCGAGCCCCCGAGCACCCTGGCGCTCCCGGCCGGCGACATCTACGCCCACAGCGTGGCCGTCGCGCTGGCCTGCGACGACGGCGCCGGCAGCGGCTGCGCCAGCACCCACTACACCCTCGACGGCAGCGACCCCGACGCCAGCTCCCCGGTCTACGGCGTCCCCCTGAACCTGAACCGGGACACCGTCCTGAAGTTCCTCTCGGTGGACGAGGCGGGGAACACCGAGGCCGTGCAGACCGAGGAGTACGTCATCGACCTGCGGGCGCCGATCACCCACGTCGATCCGCCCGGCGGCGACTTCGCGTCCACCCGGACGGTGACCCTGACCTGCGACGACGACACGGGCTCGGGCTGCCTGGAGACCCGCTTCACCCTGGACGGCAGCCGGCCCGACCCGAGCTCCACCCTCTACACCGCGCCCTTCGACGTCTCCGCCGACACGACCCTGAGCTTCTACTCCGTGGACCAGGCCGGCAACGCCGAGGAGGTCCAGACCCTCGAGTTCCGGGTGGACGGCGACGCGCCGGTCACGACGGCCAGCCAGGGCGGCGGCTGGTTCCTCTCGACCCAGATCCTCACCCTCGCCTGCGACGACGGCGGTGGGGTGGGGTGCCTGGCGATCCACTACACCCTGGACGGCAGCGCCCCTGGCCTGGGCTCCCCGACCTACGTGACCCCCCTGGTGATCGCCACCGACACCGAGGTCCGCTTCTTCTCGGTGGACGCCGTCGGAAACGAGGAGGCGCCCCGGAGCGTGCTCTTCCGCTTCGACGCCCAGGCGCCGACCACCACGGCCACCCCCGCGGGTGGGCGCTTCGCCGGCACCCAGACCCTGACCCTCGCCTGCGACGACGGCGCCGGCTCGGGCTGCGCCGACACCTACTACACGGTGGACGGGAGCCCGGTGAGCAACGCCTCTCCGGTCTACACCGGCCCCCTCACCATCACCGCCGACACCACGGTCCAGTTCTTCTCCATGGATCAGGTGGGCAACGCCGCGGGCGTGCGCTTCCTCGACTTCCAGATCGACACCCAGGCCCCGGTGACCACCGCCAGCCTCTCTGGCGGCCTCTACACCGCCGACCAGACCCTGGAGCTCGCCTGCGACGACGGCAGCGGGGTGGGGTGCGCGGCGATCCACTTCACCCTCGACGGCAGCGCCCCGGATCTCGCCTCACCGATCTACACCGGCGCCCTGCTGATCACGGTGGACACGACGGTCCGCTTCTTCTCCGTCGACCTGGTGGGCAACGCCGAGGCGCCCCGCTCGGAGAGCTTCACCTTCGACCGGATCGCGCCGACGACCACCGCCAGCCCGGCGGGCGGCCTCTTCACCAGCGCCCCGAGCGTGAGCCTGGCCTGCGACGACGGAGGGGGCTCGGGCTGCGCCGCCATCCACTACACCCTGGACGGCAGCCTGCCGACGACCGCCTCGCCGGTCCACGCCGGCCCCATCTCCATCTCGGCGGACACCACCCTGCGCTTCTTCGCGCTCGATCAGGCGGGGAATGCCGAGGCCGTCCAGACCGAGACCTACACCGTGGACGGGGCGGCACCGACCGTCAGCGCCAGCCCCGTCGGCGGCCTCTTCAACAACGACGTGCTCGTGGTGCTCAGTTGCGACGACGGCGTGGGCTCGGGCTGCGCCACCATCCACTACACCCTCGACGGCAACCCGCCGACCACTGCCTCGCCGGTCTACACCGGCGCCTTCACGCTCACGAGCAGCGGGCGCGTCCGGGCGCTCGGCGTCGATCAGGCTGGCAACGTCGGCCCCGTCCTCACCGAGACCTACAACCTCGACACCACCCCGCCGGCCACCGTCGCCAGCCCCGCCGGTGGCGAGTACGCGGCGGCCCAGACGGTGAGCTTGAGCTGCACCGATCCCTTCGGCTGCGCGGCCATCCACTTCACCCTCGACGGCAGCCTGCCGACGACGGCGTCGCCGACCTACGGCGCCCCGCTGAACATCGCCTCGGACACCCTCCTGCGCTTCTTCGCGGTGGACACCGCCGGCAACGCCGAGGGCGCGGTCTCCGAGACCTACCTCATCGACACGACCGCTCCGAGCCTGAGCATGGCGCCGGCCGGCGGCCTCTTCGGCACCGAGGTCTGGGTCAGCGTGACCTGCGACGACGGCGGCGGCACCGGCTGCGCCGCCATCCACTACACCACCGACGGCACCCCCCCCACGACGGGCTCGCCCCTCTACGTGGGCCCGGTCTCCATCTCCACCGACACGACCCTCCGGGCCCTCGGCGTCGACCGCGTGGGCAACCAGAGCGTCCCGATGACGCAGCAGTTCACCATCGACAGGACGCCGCCGGTCACCGTCGTCGCGCCGGCGGGCGGCGCCTACGCGGCGGCGCAGAACGTCGCCTTGAGCTGCAGTGACGCTTCCGGCTGCCTCGCCATCTACTTCACCCTCGACGGCAGCCTGCCGACGACGGGCTCGACCCTCTACACCTCGCCCCTGAACATCAGCGCCGACACCACCCTGCGCTTCTTCGGGGTGGACCTGGCCGGCAACGCCGAGGGCGTGGTCAGCCACTCCTACCGCATCGACGCGACGGCCCCGACCCTCACCGTCGCGCCCGCGGGTGGGCTCTTCGCGAACGATCTCTGGGTCACCCTCGGCTGCGCCGACGGTGGTGGCACCGGCTGCGCCGCCATCCACTACACCACCGATGGCAACATCCCCACGGCCACCTCGCCGGTGGTGACGGGGCCGGTGGCGCTCACCGCCGACACCCGCCTGCGGGCGGTGGCCTTCGATGGGGTGCTCAACCAGAGCAACTTCATCGACGAGAGCTACACCTTCGATCGCAGCGCGCCGCAGACCGTCGCCACTCCGGCGGGAGGCATCTACGCCTCCGCCCAGTCCGTCGTCCTCGGCTGCAGTGACGCCAGCGGCTGCACGACCCACTACACCACCGACGGCAGCCTGCCGACGACCAGCTCGCCGGTCGCCACGGGCCCCATCGCGATCCCCTCGACCGCCACCCTGCGCTTCTTCTCGGTCGATCCGGTGGGCAACGCCGAGGGCGTGCACACCGAGCTCTACCGGATCGACGGCACCCCGCCGGTGCTCACGGCCACGCCCCTGGGCGGCGCCTTCCGGGCCACCCTCTGGGTGAGCCTCACCTGCGACGACGGCGCCGGGGAGGGCTGCGCGGCGATCCACTACACCCTCGACGGCAGCGCCCCCTCGCTCGCCTCGCCGGTCTACACGCTGCCCCTCCAGCTCGCCAGCGACACCCGCGTCCGGGCCCTGGCGGTCGATCTGGCCGGGAACCAGAGCGCCAGCCGCGTGGACGAGCTCTACACCTTCGACTACGCGCGCCCGGGCGCGTCTGCGGCGCCCGCCGGCGGTCTCTACAACGCCAGCCAGACCGTGGTGCTCAGCTGCACCGACGCCGGCAGCGGCTGCGCCGCCATCCACTACACCCTGGACGGCAGCCCGCCGAGCCTGGCCTCGCCGGCCTACACGGTGCCCCTGGGGCTGGTCGCCGACACCACGCTGCGCTTCTTCGCGGTGGACGTCGCCGGCAACCAGGGGCTGGAGGTCACCGAGGTCTACGACTTCGACCTCGTCGCGCCGACGGCCTCGGCGAGCCCGGCGGCCGGGCTCTACAACAGCCCGCAGGAGATCAGCCTGGCCTGCGACGACGGCGCCGGGAGCGGCTGCGCCGCCATCCACTACACCACCAACGGTTCGGCCGCGACGACCGCGTCGCCCCTCTACGTGGCGCCCTTCACCCGCTCCACGAACACCGTGGTCCGCTTCCTGGCGGTGGACGTCGCTGGGAACCAGAGCCCCGAGGGGAGCGCGCTCTACACCTTCGATCTGGTGAACCCGACCACCACCGCCAGCCCGGCCGGCGGGCTCTTCAACGCGGCCCAGAGCGTGACCCTCACCTGCAACGACGGCACCGGCAGCGGCTGCGCCACCACCTACTACACCACCGACGGCAGCGATCCGACGACGGCCTCTCCGACCTACTCGGCGCCGATCTCGGTCGCCGCGAGCGGCACCCTGAAGTTCCGCTCGACCGACGTGGCCGGGAACCTCGAGACGATCCGGACCGAGGACTACACCATCGACACCGTCGCCCCCTCGGTCGTCACCACCTTCCCGGCGGACGGCGCCACGAGCGTGACCCTCAACCCGGTCCTCACCGTCACCTGGGACGAGCCCCTCGAGCCCACGAGCGTGGGCGGCGCCACCTTCTCGGTGGACAACGGGGTCACCGGGACGGTGAGCTACGACGCCGGCACCAACACGATGCGCTTCACCCCGGACGCGCCCTTCGTCTACGGCGTTGTCTACACGGCCTCGTTCACGGCCGGGATCACGGATCCGGCCGGCAACCCGATCTCCCCGGGGAGCTTCTCCTTCACCACGATGGACCCGCCGGATCTCCTCTCCGGGATCTCGACCGCCAACTTCGCCACCCGGGGGCTGGCCCTCGACGCGTCCGGCAATGGCGTCCTGGTCTGGGTCTCGAAGTCGGGCTCGGGCTGGCGGCTGCTCGCCTCCTACTACGACAGCACCACCAGCGCCTTCCTCCCCGAGGTCGAGCTCTACGCGGTCCCCAACACGAGCACCGAGAGCTGGACCCTGAGCGGGGAGTACACCTCCTTCGTGGGGGCCTCCCTCGTCGCGAGCAACGGGACGACCTTCCAGGTCGTCTATCCGGACGGTCGGGATCTCGTCGCCCGGGAGATCGTCGGAGGGGTGGTCGGCGCGGAGCAGATCATCTCCACCGGCAACAGCGGCAACGCCGGGCAGGCCAACATCATCGCCTCGGGGGGCGAGTACCTCGCCACCTTCCAGGAGGCGCAGTTCGCCGACAACCGGGTCCACGCCATCATCCACGACGGCACCGGCTGGGGCACCGACACGGTGGTCGAGGGGCAGCCCAACAACGTCGACGTGCCGGTCTCGGCCGGCTACGGGGGCGGCTGGGCCGTGGCCTGGCGCAACTGGTACGGCAGCACCCACGAGATCTGGGTGAGCCGCCACGACGGCACGTCCTGGCAGGCCGAGGAGCTGATCGGCTCGGGGACGGTCCCGCAGCTGGCCTCGAACGGCAGCGGCTACGCCCTGAGCTACCGCTCCGGCTCGGACGCCTTCGGCTCGATCTTCGATGGGACGACCTGGAGCGTGGCGGCCGAGTTCGACGGGCTCTCGGAGAGCGTCCAGGGCACGGCCCACCTCGCCTCCGATGGCAGCGGGTACCTGGCGAGCTACCTCTCCGTGATCACGGTCTCGCCCTGGACCTACAAGGTCCGGGCGCAGCGCTACGTCGCGGGGGCCTGGACCCCGGCCGTGGAGGTGGTCACCGACACGGTCCCCCTCACCGTCCTCGACGCGTCACCCGGGCCGGTCGCCGGCGGCTACGTGGTCGCCTACCGGACCCGCGAGGTCGATCACCCCTACACCGACCTCTACGGCCTGCGCGCCGTGGACTTCGATGGGAGCACCTGGGGGACGCCCGTCGACGTGGAGACCGATCCGGCGAACGTGTCGCAGGCGCTCCTCGCCACCGCGGCCGGGACCACCGTGGTGACCTTCTCCCAGCCCTTCGGCGAGACGGCCCGGCAGCGCGCCCGGGCCTTCGACGGTGCGACCTGGCAGCCGTTGGAGGAGGCCGCCTCGAGCGTGCACCTCGGGGCCGCCTACGAGCCCACCCTCGTCGGGAACGGCAGCGGCCAGAGCGTGGCGGTCTGGCTGGCCCAGAACGTCAACGGGCTCCTCTCGGTCTTCACGGCGCACCACGACGGCGCCAGCTGGTCGGCGCCCGTGGTCCTCTCGGATCCCTCCTACTCGGGGCGCGCGCCCGCCCTCGCCACCGACGGCACCAATTTCATGGTCTGCTACGAGGAGTACCCCCGCGGCATCGCTGCCCGGGAGTTCGATGGCACCACCTGGCTGGCGAGGGAGCAGGTGAGCGGGGCGACCTCGGCGGCCTCCTTCTGTGACGTCGCCTCGGATGGCAGCCGCTATGCGGTCGTCTGGAAGCAGCTCCTGAGCGGCGCCGGCAGCACCTACGCCAGCGTCCGCACCGCCGGCACCTGGAGCGCACCCGCGGTCCTCGAGGCGGTGAGCGATCCCACCTACGACCCCGCCATCGCCTCCAACGGCACGGGCTTCATGGCGGTCTGGGTGCAGGAGCTCTTCACCATCGACAGCGTCTTCGCCGCCGAGTACGCCTTCGACGGCTCCGGCTGGAGCTGGGGTCCCGCGACCAGCATCGAGAACACCAACGCCTACGCCCGCCCGGTGGTCGACATCGTCTCCAACGGCACGGGCTACGCCGCCCTCTGGACCCAGTACGACACGGGCTTCTTCAACCTGCGCCCGCGGGTCGCGATCCACGACGGCACCGGTTGGACGCCCGGGGCGGCCATCTCGACCAGCCACATCGTCAGCTCCTCCTACGTGCCCCGGATCGCACCGATGGGCGGCGACTATCTGGCGGCCTGGAAGGATGGCGGCCGGCTCTACGGCGCCCGCTACTCCGCGGGCGCCTGGCAGGCGCCGATCGAGGTCGATAGCAGCACCTACGAGCCGACGGCCCTCCATGCGATCGCCGGTGAGGCCAGGGTCTCCTTCCCGGCCTGGGACGGCACCGGCGTCAGCCTCTATACCCGCACCTTCGATGGTGCCGCGTGGGGGCCCCGGAACCTGATCGAGGGAGACGACACCCGGACCTTCTCCTCCAGCGTGGGCCACGACGGCAGCGACTGGAGCATCGTCTGGTCGCAGGTGGACGGGATGGATCCCCTCGTCCGCGACATCCAGGGGCGGGTGGGCTTCTAG
- a CDS encoding enoyl-CoA hydratase-related protein, which translates to MLENWLIEDRGTTQEWTLNRPAARNALSRDTRRELESLVEAVAHKPLVRSVIITGAGDQAFCAGADLKERRGMSEDEVRTWLHDLRRTLGAIEASPKVFIAALNGAAFGGGLELALACDLRVAARKVMMGLTETRLAIIPGGGGTQRLPRLVGLGAARDLILTGRKVDAEEALRMGLVERVAKGVGHAGALDAARALSNEVGQCGPVALAMAKAAMLQGADLPLEQGLTYEYDCYQQTIPTRDRLEALAAFAEKRPPVFKGE; encoded by the coding sequence ATGCTCGAGAACTGGCTCATCGAGGACCGGGGCACCACCCAGGAGTGGACCCTGAACCGCCCCGCGGCGCGCAACGCGCTCTCCCGGGACACGCGGCGGGAGCTGGAGTCCCTGGTCGAGGCGGTGGCCCACAAGCCGCTGGTGCGCTCGGTGATCATCACCGGCGCGGGGGACCAGGCCTTCTGCGCCGGCGCCGACCTCAAGGAGCGCCGGGGGATGTCCGAGGACGAGGTCCGCACCTGGCTCCACGACCTCCGCCGCACCCTCGGCGCGATCGAGGCCTCTCCCAAGGTCTTCATCGCCGCCCTCAACGGCGCCGCCTTCGGGGGCGGCCTCGAGCTGGCCCTGGCCTGTGACCTGCGGGTCGCCGCCCGCAAGGTGATGATGGGCCTGACGGAGACCCGCCTGGCCATCATCCCCGGGGGCGGGGGCACCCAGCGCCTGCCCCGGCTGGTGGGCCTGGGCGCGGCCCGGGACCTGATCCTCACCGGCCGCAAGGTCGACGCCGAGGAGGCCCTGCGCATGGGCCTGGTGGAGCGGGTGGCCAAGGGGGTGGGCCACGCGGGCGCCCTCGACGCGGCCCGCGCCCTCTCCAACGAGGTCGGCCAGTGCGGCCCCGTGGCCCTGGCCATGGCCAAGGCCGCCATGCTCCAGGGGGCGGACCTGCCCCTCGAGCAGGGCCTGACCTACGAGTACGACTGCTACCAGCAGACCATCCCCACCCGGGACCGCCTGGAGGCCCTCGCGGCCTTCGCCGAGAAGCGGCCCCCGGTCTTCAAGGGCGAGTAA
- a CDS encoding radical SAM protein: protein MQIRQSVPSALSALSLFGVYLRQQRRPFVLNHLPTVRCNLACPFCYVSGPEQKDFNQERFPGGGELTLEESLDLYRQLAARRFRLAVIVGGEPLLWEHLPVVLREVREEIYPTVFTNGLLLSARWERLRDVGTLFVSLDAPDEEHDRLRAHEGLFAAALEGIETVRRRLPGLNLALNMTVTRENLHRVGDMLRLARDLRLPVAFQPPTYDGQFALEERPNAAAKEHTPDFEAVGDAFRLIRDAARSGEAVVGSRAFFGQIIDDRRTYPCHYPAYTLGPVMPDGSVVACTSRAPYASLRTHSVGQILASEGFRENARRGPACAQGCRDWGIYDLSAIGNRRFGLEDARRYLRAFAGRAELRT from the coding sequence ATGCAGATCCGCCAGTCGGTCCCCTCGGCCCTCTCGGCCCTCTCCCTCTTCGGGGTCTACCTGCGCCAGCAGCGCCGGCCCTTCGTGCTCAACCACCTGCCCACGGTGCGCTGCAACCTCGCCTGCCCCTTCTGCTACGTGAGCGGCCCCGAGCAGAAGGACTTCAACCAGGAGCGCTTCCCCGGCGGCGGCGAGCTGACCCTCGAGGAGTCCCTGGACCTCTACCGGCAGCTGGCCGCGCGCCGCTTCCGGCTGGCGGTGATCGTCGGCGGCGAGCCCCTGCTCTGGGAGCACCTGCCGGTGGTCCTGCGCGAGGTGCGCGAGGAGATCTATCCGACCGTCTTCACCAACGGCCTCCTGCTCTCCGCCCGCTGGGAGCGCCTGCGCGACGTGGGCACCCTCTTCGTCTCCCTCGACGCCCCCGACGAGGAGCACGACCGCCTGCGCGCCCACGAGGGCCTCTTCGCGGCGGCCCTGGAGGGGATCGAGACCGTGCGCCGGCGCCTGCCGGGCCTGAACCTCGCCCTGAACATGACCGTCACCCGGGAGAACCTCCACCGGGTCGGGGACATGCTGCGCCTGGCCCGCGACCTGCGGCTGCCGGTGGCCTTCCAGCCCCCCACCTACGACGGGCAGTTCGCCCTCGAGGAGCGCCCCAACGCCGCGGCGAAGGAGCACACCCCCGACTTCGAGGCGGTGGGCGACGCCTTCCGCCTGATCCGCGACGCCGCCCGCAGCGGCGAGGCGGTGGTCGGCTCCCGCGCCTTCTTCGGGCAGATCATCGACGACCGGCGCACCTACCCCTGCCACTACCCCGCCTACACCCTCGGGCCCGTCATGCCCGACGGCAGCGTGGTCGCCTGCACCTCGCGCGCCCCCTACGCCAGCCTCCGCACCCACAGCGTGGGCCAGATCCTCGCGAGCGAGGGCTTCCGGGAGAACGCGCGCCGCGGCCCGGCCTGCGCCCAGGGCTGCCGCGACTGGGGGATCTACGATCTGTCGGCGATCGGCAACCGCCGCTTCGGCCTCGAGGACGCCCGGCGCTACCTCCGGGCCTTCGCCGGCCGCGCCGAGCTGCGCACCTAG